The following is a genomic window from Nitrospira sp..
TCCGTTGCGCGCGTTTTTCTTCCTTCTCTTTCCGCTTCGTTTGAAGAGACTTTTCCCGGTCTCGCTTCGCCATCGTTGTTTTTCCTGCGCGTGCGATAGTGTCCTCCTTGGCTGTGTCGAGAGAAAGCCTATGCTGCCGTTGGACGGGGCGCGGAAGCGCAGCCGGTCCTGGGTTGAGCAGTCACCGCAATCACGCGAACAGACGTTTCGATATGGTACTGCGTGAGGGAGAGAGATACGTCGCGTTTCTGCAGAGACGCCTATCCAACGTACCACGATGCGACGGCTCAGTCAAAGCGGCATCTCGGCAGGCTAGGCGGCAGGTGAGGAGGCGCCGTGCGGCGCGCCGGCTCGGAGGCGCAGTTTGAACACAACACGACGGCTCTTGTCTCGATCGACTCCGGTCGCAGGATGAGCGATGAGGTCTTGGCGGCCCCGGCCGCTCGCCGACGTCAGTCGTTGAAAGCAGGGTGAAACGGTCGGTTCCGCACGATCAATAACCTCAAGACCTTTCGTCATCACACGGAAAGAGCGTTCCTGGCTCAATCGCAGGTTCATGGCGTCGTTGCCGCGATCGTCGGTGTGTCCTTCAATCACGACGGAGTCGATATGAGACTCAAGCGGTCCGCAGACGAGGACAGCATAGCGAGGCATCATGTCGGTGAGAAATCGATCGGCCTGTGGCGTCAAGGTGCTTTTCCCAGAATCGAAGTTGAGCAAGTCTTCAGGGATGACGATGCGCACGAGAAGTGGATCCTGCGGGTCGTTGTCAACGGAGAGCCCGAATTGCGCGAAGTGTTCGTGCAGTAAGGCGTGAACATTGCCCGGGCGTGACGGCGTGGAATCGGCAGCGGCCGTCGGCGACGGCGTTGGATTGTCGGTCGGAACGTCTTCAGCGGCTTGTGGGGCGAGCGAGGCCGCCAGGAGTAGGACGAAAATAATGGCCAGAGAGGTCATCAAGTCCATAAGCCCAGTGGTTGTTGTGTGGGAAATCGTCGAATGGGAGCCAAGGTTCTGTTGGTGCATGGGAAATCTCTTCTCAGTGGTTTAGAAAGGCACGAAACGCATCATCGCGGACGACGCGAGGTGTGAGTCCTGCCAGGCGCGATGGCTGAAAGCGGCGCGAGGAGCTGTGTTGAGACACGGAGTCGTTGCAGCCATCCTTGAGGCCGGTGAAGCGCGGTCCCTATTGTTGGATGGGGCGTATGAGAGATTCTGGCGGTTAAGTTATCCACCAGATGGCTAACTTCTTGAGGCGAAGAGACGCGCTCGACTGCTGGCGGTTCCGATCGATGGGGAAGTTGTGCGACTGCGAGTGTGAGCTGTTGCATGAGTGGAGCGAACGATTTGGCGACAGCATCGATCGGGTAGGCGTCCGAGGGTGCGCGTTTGTCCAGGAGATGCGCGCGAATTTCCTGTGTCAGCGCATCCATTGATTTGGTCATCGCTTTCAGTGGCTGGAGGAGTGTGTCGGCTGCCGGTTTGGCATAGGAAATGGAGGGAGCGTGGCTCGATCCCTGTTCCAGCGACGAGGGCCGGCGAAATGTTCCCGTCATGCCTTCAAGAATTTGTTCAAGGGTTTTTCTTGGAAAGAGGTCGTCGATCAAGTGGATGCATTGTTGGTGGGCTGAGCCTAGGCGAAACATGAGGGGCTTCTCTATCAAGGTAAAGGCCGTGGCACAGACGAGTCCGACGATTGAGGTCAGAAATTTTCCTGCGAGGCCGTTGATGAGTCCCTGAATGCCGGCAATGCCGTGACCGTCGGCGTGGAGCTTGCTGAGGCCTACCAGCAGCGCGATAAAGGTGAGCAGAAGGCCGATCCCTGTCAGGAGAGACGGCACTTGTTGATACCATGCGAGGTTCAGCTTTCCTCGAAAGACGGTCTCAAGGGAGAAGAGTTCCTGGGCAGAGCGAGAGCTGAATATGCGCGGTTCGATGTACCAGGCGACCTGTTCCGTCACCAGAGTCTTGCGGTATTGCGTCCAGGCAGAGGAGAGCCAGGGCTCTCGCTGAAACGTTGTATCGATGAGTTGCAAATCCTTCCCGTCCCGCCGGTCCAAGTGTGGCGGGGCGGCTTGCGGCCTGCGGTTCAAGGCTTCCGGAGAACGGAGTGCCCCGCTGTCGTGATCGAGTTGCCGGCGTTCTTGGGCCAAGGTGTCTAGGCAGCGCGTCACTCGAGCGAACGGTTGCGCGGTCTGTGTCGACAGTCGATAGAGTCGCGTCACTTGCCAGAGAAAAAATGCCGTCAACCCCGCGGAGCCGAGCCAGCTGACAAGAGGCGCGGACAGAGCGCCCAGGGGGGCCACGTCTTGAGTCAATAGTTGAATGGCCTGTTGGATGTTCATGGGCGGCATCATGTCCAACTTTTATGCCACTACGGTGCGTCGTGAATGCCCGCCGATTCGTGTAATTGTCCGATGGATTGGTGAAGGGGCGAGCAAATTATTCCCTCCGGGGGAACTTTCTGCCTGGTTTGCGGCCATTCGGTTCGGCTGTTCTCGTGCGAGCCCTGAGGGAGGGGATGCCAAAAACGTGCGCGCGGGTAACTTTCAAAAAAGTATTTGTGAGGAGAAGAGGCTGCGATACAGTCAGGTGAGAGGGTTCGACCATGCCGGCGAGCGCCCTGCACACATCGAGGCTCAACAAGTTTCGCCGACATCCGCCTGGGAAAAAGATCAGATATACGGACTGGCCTTTCAGCGGTTGTCGAGCCTCTCCCATGGACGACTTCGACGGTACCTGACGGTGTTTTAAAAGCGGTCAGATAAGTGAGGGCGGTGGTGTCGAATTCCCCTGTCGCGACAAACGAGTTCTCCACGAGACGGCGCAATCCTCGTATTCGTGTCGCCGCGCCATTTCCGTGCTCCTATGCCGTGGTCGGGCTGAAGAAATGGGCGACGGTCAATCGGGACGGTTTGGGTGTGGTGTGCGATCTCTCGGTTGGCGGTGTCAGAATGTTGAGTGAAGCCGCGCTGGATCCGGGCGATGAAATTGCGATCAGTCTGCGATTGCCGCATCAGCGGGGGGCGACGTTTATCGAGCGAGCGATGGTTCGCTGGGTAAAGGATTCCATCTTCGGAATCGAGTTTGCGCTCTTGTCGCCGGTTGCCGTCACGCGGTTGGATAAGTGTATCAGTCGTGAAATGCACGCGCCGACTCTGCCTTCAGGTATCGCCGCGGCTGACTTGCGGCCCCGCTAGGATTTTCCTTTTTTACATTGCCGGTCAGTAGAGAGAATGAGCTGTCCTCTCTGAGTTACGGGGAGGGGCGAGAGCGGACTACTTGGAGCCTTCTCCAGACGGAGCAATGAACTGCTTGCGAAAGCCGACGACTTTGGCGAGGTAGTCGCGCGTTTCTTGATAGGGCAGGCGGGCCCGCAGTTGATCGTAGACGGCGGGCGGTTGCAGTGAATTGATGTGGTTGATCGCGGCGGTTTGGTTTGGGGCAAACGCTTTGAATACGTTACCAGGACCGGTGTTATAGGCGGAGATGACGCAGTACTCTCTGGCGGTCTGATTTTCGATGCGTTCGAGCAAGGTATAGGACAGGACGTGGAGATAGGCGCTGCCGAGTTCGATATTATTCTCGGGGTCAAAGAGATAGTCTCGCGAAGGAATGGCGTCCTTGCCTTTGGCTTTTCGATAGGCGTCACGCCCCCCGCTGCTGGGTACGAGCTGCATGAGCCCAAAGGCGGGCGCGGAGCTGACCGCGAAGGGATTGAAATTACTTTCTGTGCGAATGACCGCAAAGATTAAGCTAGGACTGACCTTGAACTGTTCTGCATACCGGGCGACGGTGCTGCGGTATTTTTCAGCCTGCTTGTTCGAGAAATTGGAGACCATCTTAATCTCAGCGAGCAGGGCTTGTTTGGCGATGCCGTTCTGATCGATCGATCTCGCTGTGGCCTGGTGTTCGACCGTATACGCCGCAAAGGCTTCAGCTTGCGCCGGGGTCTTGATCGCTCGCCCTTCCTGATCTACAACCAAGCCTAGGAGATAAGGTGGCTTGTCGCTGGTGAGCGTGACCGCTTTGTCGGAAAAGAGATCGACGGATCGAGGATCGTCAGGGGTCAGCAGTGTAGTGACAAGAGCATTTTTCAAACTCTCTTTGGGCGCTTTGTCGTCCAGTGTTTCGATTACGATCGTTCCGCTATCGAAGTCGACGACCGCCCGGCTCATATAGTTCTGAGTGTACTTGACGTATTTCTTCTGCTCTGGAACCTGGACTTCTTTCTCTCCCCAGGTTTGGCGGACCCGGCCGGTCAAGGCCGTCATGATGGTCTCGAAGTCGCGTTGCAAGGTTCGTATATCGCGCAGAACTGATTCAGGGTCGCGCTGATACGCGTCGGTGCGTTCTTTGAGGACTTGTTTGGGGTCTTTGCCTCCGGCAATGCTGGCGACGGTCCTTCCTGTTTGGCTGCCGAGTATGCGTTCGGCGCTTGTCAGGACGTGTTCGGTGGTCTCACAACCTGAAACGGACAAAAGCGCAGGGAGAATGAGAAGCCTCAAGAGCGTTGCAGAGGGATTCATGGCGCGAGTGTACCTGATTTTGTCGACGGCTGAAAGTAGGCGACGAGCCTGCGGAGCCGCTTACGGACGTAAGCGGCTCCGCAGGAGAAGGATGCCGGTTTACTTGATGGCAACGGCTTTAACTTCTTTGTAAGACGTTTGT
Proteins encoded in this region:
- a CDS encoding OmpA-like domain-containing protein (MaGe:77310645), coding for MHQQNLGSHSTISHTTTTGLMDLMTSLAIIFVLLLAASLAPQAAEDVPTDNPTPSPTAAADSTPSRPGNVHALLHEHFAQFGLSVDNDPQDPLLVRIVIPEDLLNFDSGKSTLTPQADRFLTDMMPRYAVLVCGPLESHIDSVVIEGHTDDRGNDAMNLRLSQERSFRVMTKGLEVIDRAEPTVSPCFQRLTSASGRGRQDLIAHPATGVDRDKSRRVVFKLRLRAGAPHGASSPAA
- a CDS encoding conserved membrane protein of unknown function (Evidence 4 : Unknown function but conserved in other organisms; MaGe:77310646), which gives rise to MPPMNIQQAIQLLTQDVAPLGALSAPLVSWLGSAGLTAFFLWQVTRLYRLSTQTAQPFARVTRCLDTLAQERRQLDHDSGALRSPEALNRRPQAAPPHLDRRDGKDLQLIDTTFQREPWLSSAWTQYRKTLVTEQVAWYIEPRIFSSRSAQELFSLETVFRGKLNLAWYQQVPSLLTGIGLLLTFIALLVGLSKLHADGHGIAGIQGLINGLAGKFLTSIVGLVCATAFTLIEKPLMFRLGSAHQQCIHLIDDLFPRKTLEQILEGMTGTFRRPSSLEQGSSHAPSISYAKPAADTLLQPLKAMTKSMDALTQEIRAHLLDKRAPSDAYPIDAVAKSFAPLMQQLTLAVAQLPHRSEPPAVERVSSPQEVSHLVDNLTARISHTPHPTIGTALHRPQGWLQRLRVSTQLLAPLSAIAPGRTHTSRRPR
- a CDS encoding hypothetical protein (Evidence 5 : Unknown function; MaGe:77310647), with amino-acid sequence MGGIMSNFYATTVRRECPPIRVIVRWIGEGASKLFPPGELSAWFAAIRFGCSRASPEGGDAKNVRAGNFQKSICEEKRLRYSQVRGFDHAGERPAHIEAQQVSPTSAWEKDQIYGLAFQRLSSLSHGRLRRYLTVF
- a CDS encoding PilZ domain-containing protein (MaGe:77310648); protein product: MRAVVSNSPVATNEFSTRRRNPRIRVAAPFPCSYAVVGLKKWATVNRDGLGVVCDLSVGGVRMLSEAALDPGDEIAISLRLPHQRGATFIERAMVRWVKDSIFGIEFALLSPVAVTRLDKCISREMHAPTLPSGIAAADLRPR
- a CDS encoding Membrane-bound lytic murein transglycosylase C (MaGe:77310649), whose amino-acid sequence is MNPSATLLRLLILPALLSVSGCETTEHVLTSAERILGSQTGRTVASIAGGKDPKQVLKERTDAYQRDPESVLRDIRTLQRDFETIMTALTGRVRQTWGEKEVQVPEQKKYVKYTQNYMSRAVVDFDSGTIVIETLDDKAPKESLKNALVTTLLTPDDPRSVDLFSDKAVTLTSDKPPYLLGLVVDQEGRAIKTPAQAEAFAAYTVEHQATARSIDQNGIAKQALLAEIKMVSNFSNKQAEKYRSTVARYAEQFKVSPSLIFAVIRTESNFNPFAVSSAPAFGLMQLVPSSGGRDAYRKAKGKDAIPSRDYLFDPENNIELGSAYLHVLSYTLLERIENQTAREYCVISAYNTGPGNVFKAFAPNQTAAINHINSLQPPAVYDQLRARLPYQETRDYLAKVVGFRKQFIAPSGEGSK